Below is a genomic region from Eupeodes corollae chromosome 1, idEupCoro1.1, whole genome shotgun sequence.
CATGTTAAGAAATTCGTCCTTAAGCCCTACAACTTGAGTGTGGAATGGGTAACCgcactttcttttaatttcattgTTATGTTTTGGGACTCCTTTCAAATAACTCCTTCACACAGTCTCTGGCATTtagaaggtatacaaaaccatTTGATCTTatccttattataaaaaaaaatcttaatctaAGCATAAAGTGAGTCCGCAATTCCTTAAATTGGCTTCAGATTTATATTCGAATCAATAGACACAAAACTCACAGTTcagacaacttaaaaaaagaactcaagACAGTTTTGTTCTTGGTTTTAAGTTGCCATTTGTCAATATACAATGAACACTATATTtctctttcttaaaataattcccTAACACTCCTTagatatttaacaattttcgtCCCAATAAAATTCTTAAGTCTATTCTCTCAGTCGCTCAGTCGTCAAGTTTCTGTAGATCCTATTTATTTGGCTCGAATTTCACTTGACTAAGTCGTAAAATAAAATCCAGTagaaacatttgaattttgatcTCTCTTGGATTTTCTGTGACATAAAAGCCAGCCACCCCGGCTTTTTCGAGAAGTGATTGTTGGTCCTTCAcctgaaagtaaaaaaagtattaattttggGTTCGCCTTTCTCTTGGCATTACAAACTTTCTGATCTAAATGTGCAATCAACTTCATGTCTGTCTCTTTCAGCTTCTTCGTATGTTTTATCTTCATTAGTCCTAAAATGTGTTCCAGCTCCTCTGGATCGGATATCTTCGATGCCCAGTCCTGAACTTCAATTTGATATTCATTCTCAACTTGATTGCGAAGATTCTCCAAATGTTTCTCCGTCACATGCTGGATATCCATCAAACCCTTGACTATTTCGAATATTGTGTCATTTAGCAGAGAATTGGCTAGTTCTGTGAGAAGTTCATAGGATATTCTTATTTGGAACTGTCTGAAAATATGGAAGGTTTTCAAATCAAAGTGCTGAAGAATTTTCATAGAAACTTACTCTGGCAGATTTGAGTGCATTTGTTTAAGTTGATCAACGaggaaatataattttctcTGGAGGAATTCTGGTGAAAGTTGTTGGTCATCTTGATAGGCTTCTTGTGATGATGAATTTTCTTCAACTTGAAAACTGTTTTCCATTATTTTGTTAggttttctttaattataaaatcaagatTTGTTTACTTTGAAATGAGTAAATATGAAGTTTGATGATTTATTTCAggtgttttctatttttgctGTCAGTTTGACATTGACATTTAACGTTTTGTCTACGTTTGCACGTCGGAGTGTTTTACTTAGGCTGAGGTAATACTTTTTcgaattacttttttaaattttgattagtTTGTACttattattgtaaaatatttatatctatattttattttatatatattgcaaaaaaatttaacaaaattaatgtacaatcagtagtacccgtggcatgatggttattgcgttggactgtcatgccagaggtcttgggttcgatccctgcctatgccatcttaagtcttttcacgggtactgcctcttgcgaggaattgacaaattctccaagagtaaatcttgtcatgaaaaagtgctttctcaaattagccgttcggaatcggcatataaactgtaggtcccctccattcctgacaacattactcgcacacaggaatggttgagagttgtaagtcactaggccctggttcttaatggactgttgcgccacccaatttaatgtACAATCAAACTCCTCGCACCGGGCGAAACAGAGAACGCAAATTGTTCAAGGGATTAGACCACCTTTAAGGCCGAAAAAACCGAGTGTTTTTATGAACACTCCAAAATACATCAAAATCGAATCTTATTCATATATATTTAGTACCACTGATCTTTCTCAAAATGGATGCCGTTCAGTTTTTTGGGATGATTTAGCCTTATTTAAGGTTTTACTACCAGAATAACATCTTACTGATACAGAATGAATATGAAAGTTATATCTCTTTGTCGTGGTATCAATACCTATGAAAATAATTAGCTTGTGTAATAAAATAGCTTCAACCTTTTCTCAATGCTTAATGTCAAtcaggaagttttttttaatcacagACATTTTTAGTGACCCCCTGCTCATCTGTCAATGAAATCTGCAATCCatccttttcaaaaataattgcttTAAATTGTGAAAAAGTAATGTTCAAAGTTTAATAATATGTACTATTAAGATGAATAATTAATTATGAATTGTTGTCAATGTGGGTGTGGTTCGTCTACAAGAGTTGTCAGAAATATTCAATCTTTTTTAGTGATTTGCGAaatgtaatttcaaaaaaactcaTGTTAAAACCAAATTTGTTGTTATACATTACatagaaattgaaataaatttactttaaatttcaataaagttgAAGAAGTAGGCAGATGGATTTAGTAGTGTTTCATATCACATAGAAACAATACAAAGTCTAACTGCCTACTTCTTAAACTTTACTgaaatttatagtttttccAATGTTGAGCGTAAGCTTTAGTTTCAACAAAATTACCTGTCCTACCGATTTTGAGATAACCCAAAACGGTAGTCAGTATGAGGATTTAAGttaaaaagcctgatggaacctggacagcctctccagccgaagctcttgagctactgatgaagacgcactttccgggttgcgagagtgataaccccgaatcgcttgaaaccacagagctaaacgtagctcatatggagcCAGTCAAttccagagaaaatattttgtgggccatcaatactttttctccatataaataaaaataataaatacaaaaaaaaattcaaaggaagtctccttctcaaacatgagtagtttttatcccgaaagtgggtaggcgaatCCGCGaattcagaccaataagcttaacatcttttgcgcttaaaaccttggagcgcattcttgattaccatattagagaaatcctagttggacgacctctcgaaaaaaaaacttcattcgagaatggattatctccatgctcagtggtaggaagattcgagcctctctaggcaatacaatcgcaacaaaacacgtgagtaggggaacacccccgGGTGGTGTTTTTTCGACTcctctatggcttctggtcatggatacaattctcgttaaattagagagatgtggaatgaaggcggtagcctacgcgaatgatttggtgctattggtgtcaggaaagttcacctctgtgattagtgaaatcacggagtcagctttaaagaaagttagcaactggaccacgagttgtggactaggagttaaccaaagtaaaactgaactgttgctctttaccaccaaaactaaagtaccgcccttcacgctccctcgactcaacggtcaaatcctatcattgtcttccagtgcaaaatattaggaagttatactcgaccctaaactaaactggaaattaaatattgaagtacgggttaagaaggcctgtgttgccttctacgcctgcagcaaaactttcggcaaaaagtggggacttcagtcgaagatgattttatggacgtacacagccgtagtacgccctatcttaacatatggttcgattgtgtggtggcctgctcttagcaaagcctataacattaataagctaaagaaggttcagagaacagcttgcgtgggcaccacaggggcccaacggacgccttaaacgttattttggatcttctaccaatcgatctttttattaaatacatagtttccttcagcgctattaggctgaaggaatcaaatagctggttgtcaaaaccttacggtcacagcaacactacgaaattaattccctcagatattatctcggtagacactgactactgcactcctacttttaACCATAGTAAttcttttaaggttattttcccatccagagaagattggaaggatgacatcgtgtcgataggtttggacacaaccatctttactgacggctcaaagatggagtgcggagttggttctgggatcttttctgattccctaaatgtagccaaatcctttaggcttcctgactttgctagcgtttttcaggctgaactgctggcaataagggaggcatgtaagatacttaaacaaaacccaaaccaaaatcgaaatgtggctatctttacagacagtcatgcagctgtcaaagccattaactcggccatatcctcatctaaatgggtccagcaatgtcgcgatgagcttgcgaacctgaatattaacctcggtgtcaccctgatctgggttccgggccatagtggtatcgtgggaaatgaacgggctgacgagctagccaggcaaggatcggcccttcatagctcacctgcggaaaaggttaacatttctcttggtgctatgaaggttaaaatcttttctatctaccaaactgaatcaaaccgaaggtggagcaatttacccaactgcattctatctaggaagatatggcacACCTATAACAAATCaagtacaaacgatcttctatgcaggccaagtcaagacatagccaggattgttgcggtttgtaccggacattggcctataggagttcatgcagagaagttgggtatctcttacaacaccttttgccgtagctgctttgctatttcctctgcaaatgtcttgctttggcaaacactagaataaaATACTTCGGAAAAGCATTCTTTGaggaacttgatgagctatctgagtcaaagattagagacctaatctttattctcaatgcgacaaaatggctctaacataatcgctataaagcttctctatcaatttatccctttcaatcaaaggtcaaacgagttgttggtatcaaaacggcgcaccacagcgctaattggatctcaggctaggttgccttcagatcgccatttctacctacctacctaccatgaGGAGTTAATAACTAAGCATTTTCACCGGTTTAGTCCAGAGTATGGTTACGGGGAACAAATGAATAGTGAGAAGTTCGTTTTGAAAGAAACTAATCTAGAAtgatggttttgaaataaaacttttaaaaatatttgtgactAAAAACAAACAGATCAAAGTTTAAGTCAGCGAataatacaacttttatttctaaatccgtTAAACTAGATGTTTGAATTGActtagattaaaattaaatacttccAAATATTTCAGAGTTCAGATGATcacaaatatatttgaagttttgaaaccAAGAAATTGTATCTGTGTTTAAAGTCAAGAGAAATCCTTAAAATTCAGttctatttcaacaaaaaaaaaacagctactGAAAAGGGGCAGTGTTTCTTCCTTCAGATGTCTTAACTTtgatatatttaagaaaatcaaaatgaacctaatcacttcaaaaaatataaagcaaAAACACGTACAGAAATTCTAAAGAAATAGCTCTAGTATTGTTCAtatgttattattaaaattaacaccaaaaacaatatttaaatatttttgtacatttctgtgaaataattaaaacttaatcatttttaaaatgcaatattttgttaaaaaccattttcctagaaaaattcaaaattaaacttgtcaaatttcaaaCAGAATCAGAAATTCAGAATATGTCAAAGATACTTTCAATAATTCTCAGAAATCAACGCTAATGACTTTCTTACGTTCTTACGCTTTTGCGAAATCTACGTTTTTATGACCTAAAGTTACACACACATTTTACAATTACTATGAACTACCTGTCGAACCTTTTCGAAATTTTAGGTTTTCTACCTGACTTT
It encodes:
- the LOC129940315 gene encoding gonadal protein gdl yields the protein MENSFQVEENSSSQEAYQDDQQLSPEFLQRKLYFLVDQLKQMHSNLPEQFQIRISYELLTELANSLLNDTIFEIVKGLMDIQHVTEKHLENLRNQVENEYQIEVQDWASKISDPEELEHILGLMKIKHTKKLKETDMKLIAHLDQKVKDQQSLLEKAGVAGFYVTENPREIKIQMFLLDFILRLSQVKFEPNK